In Chitinivibrio alkaliphilus ACht1, one DNA window encodes the following:
- a CDS encoding NAD(P)H-hydrate dehydratase: MTFIVTPSQMRAIDQDTIQNDVDRGFYYMGCAAKALFEEVHHLCGIHGWRHITIFCGTGNNGGDGVYLAWLLRRAGYAVLPLCLGTVRTAEGAAAVRLYEKTYGKIDILSHTEDLSQLPPTDVYIEALLGTGAVGPVRGRVAPCVAHMNRSNRPVIAVDSPAGVDAATAEVYPGALQASWTLSLGFPRVGHYFTDTSVLGRCICRVLPYPKEIVQRHGDSVYLLDENRVTAAIPRRQDRGSKYDHGVLFSFTGSPGMTGAAVLSARAAFRSGCGMVYAALPEDSFSAMTFGCMETVCIPRVLPVTTWKNEEPLATALRRSTARLVGCGLSRDPRIAEEIRTFCSLYPTQLVLDADGLTAFAGHDELLRQLDTPILTPHAGEWQRLFGPLPPYGTEWISRVSHVAQSYGCVLVLKGMPTLIGAPTGEVFLSTYGNSALATAGTGDVLAGCIAAFRAQGCNSLNAALAGVALHGRGAELFADEQGEHALRASDLPSYIGRAIHHTLSGTSDPASPLP; this comes from the coding sequence ATGACTTTTATTGTAACGCCATCTCAAATGCGGGCGATTGACCAAGACACAATTCAAAACGATGTTGATCGTGGCTTTTACTACATGGGATGTGCAGCAAAGGCTCTCTTTGAAGAGGTACACCACCTCTGCGGGATTCACGGGTGGCGACATATCACCATCTTTTGCGGAACCGGAAATAACGGAGGAGATGGGGTGTATCTGGCCTGGCTGCTGCGCCGTGCCGGATATGCAGTTCTTCCTCTCTGCCTTGGGACGGTACGCACCGCAGAGGGAGCTGCTGCGGTACGGCTCTATGAAAAAACCTACGGAAAAATAGACATCCTTTCCCATACGGAAGATCTCTCTCAACTTCCCCCCACGGATGTATACATTGAAGCGCTATTGGGCACCGGAGCTGTAGGGCCCGTGCGTGGCCGTGTTGCGCCCTGTGTTGCCCATATGAATCGCTCAAACCGTCCCGTGATTGCCGTTGATTCCCCCGCTGGAGTAGATGCCGCCACGGCTGAGGTATATCCCGGAGCTTTACAGGCGTCGTGGACCCTGAGCCTTGGATTTCCTCGGGTTGGACATTACTTCACTGATACATCGGTTCTCGGTCGGTGTATCTGTCGCGTTCTGCCCTACCCAAAGGAGATAGTACAGCGCCATGGAGACTCGGTATATCTCTTGGATGAAAACCGTGTTACTGCGGCTATTCCACGACGTCAAGACCGAGGTTCCAAATACGACCACGGCGTTCTCTTTTCATTTACGGGAAGCCCGGGAATGACCGGCGCGGCAGTACTAAGTGCGCGTGCCGCCTTTCGTTCGGGGTGCGGCATGGTCTACGCGGCGCTTCCTGAAGACTCTTTTTCTGCCATGACCTTCGGCTGTATGGAAACAGTCTGCATTCCCCGTGTCCTCCCGGTAACAACATGGAAGAATGAAGAGCCCCTGGCCACGGCCCTGCGTCGTTCTACGGCACGTCTTGTGGGGTGTGGGCTCTCACGAGATCCCCGTATAGCAGAAGAGATACGCACCTTTTGTTCTCTGTACCCTACTCAATTGGTGCTTGATGCCGATGGACTCACGGCCTTTGCCGGTCATGATGAACTTTTACGGCAGCTTGACACCCCCATTCTCACCCCTCACGCAGGGGAGTGGCAACGGCTTTTCGGCCCACTTCCGCCCTACGGCACCGAATGGATCAGTCGTGTTTCCCACGTGGCACAATCCTATGGGTGCGTCCTTGTTTTAAAGGGAATGCCAACTCTAATTGGCGCTCCCACGGGGGAGGTCTTCCTTTCAACGTATGGAAATAGTGCCCTTGCTACGGCAGGAACAGGGGATGTCCTTGCGGGGTGTATCGCAGCATTTCGAGCACAGGGATGCAACAGCCTTAATGCCGCCCTTGCCGGCGTTGCTCTCCATGGGCGGGGGGCAGAGTTGTTTGCTGATGAGCAGGGTGAACACGCCTTACGAGCCTCAGACCTGCCAAGCTATATTGGTCGTGCCATACATCACACTCTTAGTGGTACATCGGACCCTGCTTCACCGCTTCCATGA
- a CDS encoding MFS transporter: MSPMHGTSLRSSLSLILLLIMGGFGVMGGSLLAPVLPALADPFHVSSEKVGLVLGVYTAAAALGLPCIGFYIDQGYTRAVGGVCLFLIGFFGVLCPIAPSFPVLLLFRFIQGFGIAGLIPLSMTYIGNWYGGEARLAHMGYLSGTIALFGVVSPLVGGLAADFHWRAPFFVYLLPLLHAPLFLLFVSHGDSSDKKEKNDTSFLLYGRSFLKSSILPGVPSVLFFSFLTFFLLYAFVVFVPLYVVQVYDEGARFSGLLLGVNGVCAALVSTRAVFFSHRLGTSRTLLCGYILVALALFGFVNAPSTGGVVLFSLLFGCGFGLIQPLIFSRAVSVATPVSQGSVVALFNICKYTGMTFAPLFLGSIQRIVSLHASFFTAAMVALIGAGASLWFRRG; this comes from the coding sequence ATGTCCCCTATGCACGGCACTTCACTGAGATCCTCCCTTTCTCTTATCCTGCTTCTGATCATGGGTGGTTTTGGAGTGATGGGGGGAAGTTTACTTGCGCCGGTGCTCCCTGCCTTGGCAGACCCCTTTCATGTTTCTTCGGAGAAGGTCGGCCTGGTTTTAGGAGTCTATACTGCAGCTGCGGCCCTGGGGCTTCCCTGTATTGGGTTTTATATCGATCAGGGCTATACAAGAGCTGTGGGGGGTGTTTGTCTCTTTCTGATTGGTTTTTTTGGCGTGCTCTGCCCCATTGCTCCCTCTTTTCCAGTCCTCCTGCTGTTTCGTTTTATCCAAGGATTTGGAATTGCTGGACTCATCCCCCTTTCCATGACCTATATCGGAAATTGGTATGGCGGAGAAGCTCGTTTGGCCCACATGGGGTATTTAAGTGGAACTATCGCCCTTTTTGGTGTCGTTAGCCCTCTTGTGGGTGGCCTTGCAGCAGATTTTCATTGGCGGGCCCCCTTCTTTGTGTATCTGCTTCCGCTTCTCCATGCACCCTTATTTTTATTGTTTGTGTCCCATGGAGATTCTTCTGATAAAAAGGAAAAAAACGATACCTCATTTCTTTTATACGGACGCTCCTTTCTCAAAAGCAGCATTCTTCCAGGAGTTCCATCTGTACTCTTTTTTTCCTTTTTAACATTTTTTCTGCTCTATGCCTTTGTTGTTTTCGTCCCCTTGTATGTTGTGCAAGTCTATGACGAAGGCGCCCGTTTTTCCGGCCTTCTTTTGGGAGTAAACGGTGTGTGCGCAGCTCTTGTCTCAACTCGGGCGGTATTCTTCTCACACCGCTTGGGAACCTCACGAACACTCCTCTGCGGATATATCTTGGTTGCCCTTGCTCTCTTTGGCTTTGTAAACGCCCCATCTACAGGGGGAGTAGTCCTTTTTTCCCTGCTTTTTGGCTGTGGTTTTGGCCTTATTCAACCTCTCATTTTTTCCCGGGCTGTGTCTGTTGCCACTCCGGTTTCACAGGGGAGTGTGGTTGCCCTTTTCAATATTTGCAAATACACCGGCATGACCTTTGCCCCCTTATTCCTTGGAAGCATACAGCGTATCGTTTCTCTGCATGCCAGCTTTTTTACTGCCGCCATGGTCGCCCTTATTGGTGCCGGGGCAAGCCTTTGGTTTCGCCGTGGGTGA
- a CDS encoding TrkH family potassium uptake protein — protein MATLPGAVRVSSFQVISLITTTGYGTADFDVWPNAVRVLLVILMFFGGCAGSTAGGIKMIRIQVISKAVLREIQRIMHPKIIKSVKVGNVAIEEKQVANIIGFFLLFMLSYITITFLMSFFLEDFTTLVTAVTACLSNIGPGLAGVGATENFSWIPLPGKWILSVAMLLGRLELYTVFVALSFLSWKR, from the coding sequence ATTGCCACTCTTCCGGGGGCCGTACGGGTCAGTAGTTTTCAGGTTATTTCCCTTATTACCACTACGGGGTACGGAACTGCCGACTTTGATGTATGGCCCAATGCGGTGCGGGTGCTTCTGGTGATTCTTATGTTTTTCGGTGGGTGTGCAGGTTCTACGGCTGGGGGAATAAAAATGATCCGTATTCAAGTGATCAGTAAAGCGGTCCTTCGCGAAATTCAGCGAATTATGCATCCCAAAATTATAAAGTCAGTGAAAGTGGGTAATGTGGCCATAGAAGAAAAACAGGTGGCAAATATTATCGGCTTCTTTCTCTTGTTTATGCTTTCGTACATTACCATAACCTTTCTCATGAGTTTTTTCTTAGAAGATTTTACTACCCTTGTAACAGCGGTGACAGCCTGTTTGTCAAATATTGGACCGGGCCTTGCCGGGGTGGGAGCAACGGAGAATTTTAGCTGGATCCCCCTTCCGGGAAAGTGGATCCTCTCCGTGGCAATGCTTTTGGGACGGTTGGAACTCTACACGGTATTTGTCGCACTCTCGTTTCTCTCATGGAAGCGGTGA
- a CDS encoding TrkH family potassium uptake protein: protein MNNGFVIHTIGSLLQLLGVILLIPLGIAVLETPSGESLQTILSTAPASGFFISCLVTVCVGTLFKIQKPPTLVGNGIREGFAIVTFGWIFLSLFSAIPLWVYFMESSGTSSLWFHQFTDAFFESMSGFTTTGSTILRDIEALPKSLLFWRSMTHWLGGMGIVTLVLAIFPASGITAYQMFRGEVPGPTAEKIGPQLGHTTKVLWGVYILLTLAETLLLTLGGMTLFDALCHSFGTMATGGFSTKNASIGYYDSVNIDTVITIFMFLAGMNFMLHYALIFQRSLAVVTTNREFRFYAILVAGAILFSTVVLRTQGVQDERTISSSYRSAPLSSEEIHQKIDTEQE, encoded by the coding sequence ATGAATAACGGTTTTGTCATCCATACCATTGGTTCACTGCTCCAGCTTCTGGGGGTAATACTTCTCATCCCCCTGGGAATTGCCGTGTTAGAAACTCCCTCTGGAGAATCTCTTCAGACCATCTTGAGTACTGCCCCGGCATCGGGATTTTTTATTTCCTGTTTGGTAACGGTGTGTGTCGGTACGCTTTTCAAGATACAAAAACCCCCCACCCTCGTGGGGAACGGTATTCGTGAAGGCTTTGCCATTGTTACCTTTGGTTGGATTTTCCTGAGTCTCTTTAGCGCCATTCCTCTTTGGGTGTACTTTATGGAGAGCTCTGGCACTTCGTCCCTTTGGTTTCACCAGTTTACCGATGCGTTTTTCGAAAGTATGAGCGGGTTTACCACTACGGGCTCAACCATATTACGCGATATCGAGGCTCTTCCTAAGTCGCTTCTTTTTTGGCGGAGCATGACCCACTGGTTGGGCGGAATGGGTATTGTTACCTTGGTTTTAGCTATCTTTCCAGCATCGGGGATAACAGCATATCAGATGTTCCGTGGTGAAGTTCCCGGGCCAACGGCAGAAAAAATAGGCCCGCAACTGGGACATACTACAAAGGTGCTTTGGGGGGTGTACATCCTTTTAACCCTGGCGGAGACCCTTCTGTTGACCCTGGGAGGCATGACTCTTTTTGATGCACTTTGTCACTCCTTCGGCACCATGGCAACAGGTGGGTTTTCTACAAAAAATGCGAGTATCGGCTACTACGATTCTGTCAATATTGATACGGTGATCACCATCTTTATGTTTTTGGCGGGCATGAACTTTATGTTGCATTATGCCCTTATCTTTCAGCGTTCTCTGGCGGTGGTTACCACCAATCGCGAGTTTCGTTTTTACGCAATTCTTGTTGCCGGAGCCATTCTTTTTTCCACGGTGGTATTGCGTACGCAGGGGGTGCAGGATGAACGCACGATCAGCTCGTCCTATCGATCAGCCCCGCTTTCCTCCGAAGAGATTCATCAGAAAATAGATACTGAGCAGGAGTGA
- a CDS encoding glycerophosphodiester phosphodiesterase family protein: MSLVRSLYTVISRAFRRHGRAYLLFHIYYSILTVVLLAPFSGWALAGLLRVTGHTMVGNMDLLSFFITPAGVFWAIASLTAASVLSFLQHAGMMLITLYGAVDQPRGTLGVMWRLLRRLPRLLSLALVQVSAHVVLSLPGVLLIHALYHAYLGDFDIYFVVNEHPREVWHFGVAAVAPLCSTLFLNGWLYLRWFLALPIMILENRSSFAALRGSVERTRGIRTILAGAVLTMAIIVSAVPAMITFFAEQAGGMLLAMVPEVYPMQISLMATLVVVSLLLTTLLSFGAVSLNSLLTIAVYRRRSPHASIPPPVPHAPPQAGAFAWGVEAVIVMGALLQFSWAMFMVDVHEYPAVTAHRGSSAEAPENSRSAIDLALAQGADYVELDIRSTADGVPILLHDRDLLRIAGDPRPVWEVSMDEIAAMDGGSWFSPAFAKEPILTLNEALERICGRARPYLEIKPGPNKGALIRAVDSLLRKYSCHEETIIAALTPETLAKVNQKMPEVRTSLFVHSSIGSMDNLDADILAFRDALITPALVRRKKERGYEVHVWTVNDPRAMSRFIDHGVDNIITDYPARLVALRQEKEGLSEGERLLLRMRNWIW; encoded by the coding sequence ATGAGTTTGGTTCGTTCCCTCTACACGGTCATTTCGCGAGCGTTTCGGCGGCATGGCCGTGCCTATCTTCTCTTTCATATCTACTATTCCATACTTACGGTAGTGCTTCTTGCTCCGTTTTCTGGGTGGGCCCTTGCGGGGTTACTTCGTGTAACAGGGCATACCATGGTGGGAAATATGGACCTTCTCTCTTTTTTTATTACCCCCGCAGGAGTTTTTTGGGCCATTGCCTCACTCACGGCCGCATCGGTACTGAGTTTTCTGCAACACGCTGGTATGATGCTTATTACATTGTATGGTGCTGTAGATCAACCGCGAGGTACCTTGGGAGTAATGTGGCGCCTGCTTCGTCGTCTCCCGCGTTTGCTTTCCCTTGCCCTCGTGCAAGTAAGTGCCCATGTGGTCCTATCTCTGCCGGGGGTATTACTCATACACGCGCTCTATCATGCCTATCTCGGGGATTTTGACATCTATTTTGTGGTTAATGAACATCCTCGGGAGGTATGGCATTTTGGTGTGGCAGCAGTAGCTCCTCTTTGTAGCACCCTATTTTTGAACGGTTGGCTCTATTTACGCTGGTTCTTAGCCCTTCCTATTATGATCCTTGAAAATCGCTCATCCTTTGCAGCCCTGCGTGGCAGTGTAGAACGCACCCGAGGAATACGTACCATTCTTGCCGGTGCCGTGCTCACCATGGCAATCATTGTATCGGCTGTACCGGCCATGATAACCTTCTTTGCTGAACAGGCAGGGGGAATGCTTCTTGCCATGGTGCCAGAGGTTTATCCTATGCAAATCTCTCTTATGGCAACCCTTGTTGTGGTATCCCTGCTTCTTACAACCCTGCTCTCCTTTGGAGCCGTATCCCTCAACAGTCTTCTCACCATTGCGGTTTACCGACGCCGAAGCCCCCATGCGTCTATCCCGCCGCCAGTACCGCACGCCCCGCCCCAAGCCGGGGCCTTTGCCTGGGGTGTGGAAGCTGTTATTGTAATGGGGGCACTCCTGCAATTTTCCTGGGCGATGTTCATGGTAGATGTACATGAATATCCTGCTGTCACAGCGCATCGGGGCAGTTCTGCCGAGGCACCGGAAAACAGTCGTTCTGCCATCGACCTTGCCCTTGCACAGGGGGCAGATTATGTGGAACTTGATATTCGCAGTACCGCCGATGGGGTTCCCATACTCCTGCATGACCGTGATCTTCTCCGTATTGCCGGTGATCCTCGCCCGGTATGGGAGGTCTCCATGGATGAAATTGCCGCTATGGATGGGGGAAGCTGGTTTTCTCCCGCCTTTGCCAAGGAGCCCATACTTACCCTGAATGAAGCCTTGGAACGCATCTGTGGCCGGGCACGTCCCTATCTTGAGATAAAGCCGGGACCGAATAAAGGCGCCTTGATCCGCGCGGTAGACTCTCTTCTCAGAAAGTACTCCTGTCACGAAGAAACTATTATTGCCGCACTCACCCCGGAGACCTTGGCGAAGGTCAACCAAAAAATGCCTGAGGTACGTACCAGCTTATTTGTTCACTCCTCCATTGGGAGCATGGATAATCTTGATGCGGATATACTTGCCTTTCGTGATGCACTTATCACACCCGCCTTGGTGCGACGAAAAAAGGAACGGGGCTACGAGGTACATGTGTGGACCGTAAATGATCCCCGGGCCATGTCTCGCTTTATTGATCACGGTGTGGATAATATTATCACGGACTATCCGGCACGGCTGGTTGCACTTCGTCAAGAGAAAGAAGGTCTTTCAGAGGGGGAACGGCTCCTGCTGCGTATGCGAAATTGGATTTGGTAG
- a CDS encoding cupin domain-containing protein: MKYCYFQDTEKTHPVHNVRVANIYSKKDAQVMHITLQPGEELVPHKTPVDVFFYVLEGSVTVYVGDESNEYGRDMCIESPAHIRHFLGNNRDERARVLVVKTPNPST, translated from the coding sequence ATGAAGTACTGCTACTTTCAAGACACGGAAAAAACGCACCCCGTTCACAATGTCAGGGTGGCAAATATTTACAGCAAAAAAGATGCGCAGGTGATGCATATCACCCTCCAGCCGGGGGAGGAGCTGGTTCCGCACAAAACACCTGTGGATGTGTTTTTCTATGTTCTGGAAGGATCTGTCACCGTATATGTGGGTGATGAAAGTAATGAGTATGGCCGGGATATGTGTATTGAAAGCCCTGCTCATATTCGTCATTTCCTTGGAAATAATCGTGACGAAAGAGCACGTGTTCTTGTTGTAAAAACCCCAAACCCATCTACATAA
- a CDS encoding NAD-binding protein has protein sequence MGISLTKQLEKEHTKPDITIIESNFETYQSLTSGKMDIRVIHGEGADPQKLIEANIGDTDILIAVTAKDELNILTCHLAAKYQVPTRVARLISPKYTQEIFELEKLGVTDIIQPETETMEYILEYIRTPSVSELVDFHKARIALRNFAVHPSSPIVHKTASEISAMEGMDHILFLMIYRNQEALIPRGDTEILPHDEIVTIMPHHKLPNFQKICIASEERIQKVTLCGDTPMAVALAAQLEKQGKKVTLISEDASFCHICAENLHGTDVFHGDPGNEETLIEAGVHSAEIFVSLGKNGEENVMTSLLAKAEGAQRVLAVTNNQKHAQLFHTLGIDLLIQPTSLTIHRLFSDITGISRKSIFKSRKNDAGMNRFSLGENSKLAGESVVSVRAKAKAKVDFIIACLVRDETFHVVRGDTVFAPGDTIMVFFTANNEKAVNRFFEKNV, from the coding sequence GTGGGTATTTCCCTTACAAAACAGCTTGAGAAAGAGCACACAAAACCTGACATAACCATTATCGAGAGTAATTTTGAAACCTACCAATCCTTAACCTCTGGAAAAATGGATATACGGGTTATTCACGGTGAAGGGGCTGATCCGCAAAAGTTAATCGAAGCAAATATCGGTGATACGGACATTCTGATAGCGGTTACCGCAAAGGATGAGCTGAATATACTTACCTGTCATCTTGCGGCAAAATATCAAGTTCCAACGCGGGTGGCTCGACTTATAAGCCCCAAATATACGCAGGAGATTTTTGAGCTGGAGAAACTCGGTGTTACCGATATCATCCAACCTGAAACCGAAACCATGGAGTATATTCTCGAATATATTCGAACGCCCTCCGTATCAGAGCTGGTTGATTTTCACAAAGCCCGAATTGCTCTGAGGAACTTTGCTGTGCATCCCTCCAGCCCTATTGTGCATAAGACCGCCTCTGAAATAAGTGCCATGGAAGGAATGGATCACATACTGTTTCTTATGATCTACCGCAATCAAGAAGCCTTGATTCCACGCGGAGATACGGAGATTCTCCCGCACGATGAAATCGTAACCATAATGCCACATCATAAACTCCCTAATTTCCAAAAAATCTGTATCGCCTCCGAAGAGCGTATACAGAAGGTAACCCTCTGTGGAGATACACCCATGGCAGTGGCGCTTGCTGCGCAGTTAGAGAAACAGGGCAAGAAGGTTACCCTTATCTCTGAGGATGCGTCCTTCTGTCATATCTGTGCTGAAAATTTACACGGCACAGATGTGTTTCACGGAGATCCGGGAAATGAAGAGACCCTTATTGAAGCGGGCGTTCATAGTGCAGAAATATTTGTATCTCTTGGAAAAAACGGCGAAGAAAATGTGATGACCAGTCTTCTTGCCAAAGCAGAGGGAGCACAGCGTGTGCTTGCCGTGACAAATAATCAAAAACACGCACAACTTTTTCATACCCTCGGCATCGATCTGTTAATTCAGCCCACGAGCCTTACCATACATCGTCTGTTTTCAGACATAACGGGTATTTCGCGGAAAAGCATATTTAAAAGCAGAAAGAATGATGCAGGAATGAATCGTTTTTCCCTTGGGGAGAATAGTAAGCTTGCGGGTGAATCTGTTGTTTCAGTGCGGGCAAAGGCAAAGGCAAAGGTAGACTTCATTATCGCTTGTTTGGTACGGGATGAAACGTTTCATGTTGTCCGCGGCGATACGGTGTTTGCTCCCGGAGATACAATTATGGTCTTTTTTACGGCAAATAATGAAAAAGCAGTAAACCGATTCTTTGAGAAGAATGTATGA
- a CDS encoding glutamine synthetase III: MTTRSEAVRAISAEKPGDTCVSSGGFSLTDEYGTDVFNLRTMKKVLSKEVVRSLTRTIREGAPLDPAITDEVATAMKNWAVGRGATHFTHWFQPLTGATAEKHDSFIEPDDTGGVLMNFSGKNLVQGEPDASSFPSGGIRETFEARGYTAWDPSSPAFIRRDTHGATLCIPTAFCSYTGEALDKKTPLLRSMEAVSEKAKRVLSFFREVSADDVVRTTLGAEQEYFLVDKRFYYAREDLVQTGRTLFGKLSAKNQQMDDHYFGSIKSRVIDFMSELDRELWRLGIPAKTRHNEVAPAQFELAAQFEETNIAVDHNMLVMETLRSVSDRHGFVCLLNEKPFAGVNGSGKHNNWSLSYKGENLLEPGEDAHKNVQFLTFLCAIIAAVDKHADLLRIAVGSAGNDHRLGANEAPPAIISMFLGSQLTDVIEQLEREDLSSTKQGGVMNIGAEILPRLPMDATDRNRTSPFAFTGNKFEFRAVGSSHSCAGANIVLNTIVAESLDELATRMESIDRDNFEAGLQKVLADTIKYHKRIIFNGDNYSDAWVKEAEKRGLLNLKTTPEALPHLLSEKNRALFSMYNVMNERELESRHEVFTEEYTHTIDIEGKVALDISRTKILPAAIEQMGVYASTLKAVAALSRVGSKAIQKELDELGTCVDELSTANEALEAAVEKGGAKEIIAAMEAVRTSVDTLEECVDDRIWPLPKYREMLFIM, encoded by the coding sequence ATGACAACACGAAGCGAAGCGGTGCGAGCCATTTCCGCAGAAAAACCGGGAGATACGTGCGTATCCTCCGGAGGGTTTTCCCTTACCGATGAGTATGGAACCGATGTGTTCAACCTCAGAACCATGAAAAAGGTACTATCCAAAGAGGTGGTACGCTCTTTGACCCGAACCATTCGCGAAGGAGCTCCCCTTGATCCTGCTATTACCGATGAGGTGGCCACGGCTATGAAAAACTGGGCTGTCGGACGGGGTGCCACCCATTTTACGCATTGGTTTCAGCCGCTCACCGGTGCAACGGCGGAGAAACATGACTCCTTTATCGAGCCCGATGATACGGGGGGAGTGCTCATGAATTTTTCCGGAAAGAACCTTGTACAGGGTGAGCCCGATGCTTCCAGTTTTCCCTCCGGCGGTATTCGGGAAACCTTTGAAGCACGGGGATACACTGCCTGGGATCCCTCCAGCCCTGCCTTTATCAGACGTGATACCCATGGGGCAACCCTCTGTATTCCCACAGCCTTTTGCTCCTACACGGGCGAGGCCCTGGATAAAAAGACCCCCCTTCTGCGTTCCATGGAGGCTGTTTCTGAAAAGGCCAAGCGGGTACTATCCTTTTTCCGGGAGGTTTCAGCCGATGATGTGGTACGTACAACCCTTGGGGCGGAGCAGGAGTATTTCCTCGTAGATAAGCGGTTTTACTATGCCCGGGAGGATCTTGTCCAAACAGGACGTACCCTCTTTGGAAAGCTTTCGGCTAAAAATCAGCAGATGGATGACCATTATTTTGGATCCATAAAAAGCCGGGTTATTGATTTTATGTCTGAGCTTGATCGTGAGCTCTGGCGTCTGGGGATACCCGCCAAGACCCGTCATAATGAAGTTGCCCCGGCGCAGTTTGAACTGGCGGCACAGTTTGAAGAGACCAATATTGCCGTGGATCATAATATGCTGGTTATGGAGACCCTGCGCTCGGTGAGTGATCGCCACGGTTTTGTCTGTCTTCTCAATGAAAAGCCCTTTGCCGGGGTGAATGGTTCGGGAAAACATAATAATTGGTCCCTGTCCTATAAGGGGGAAAATCTCCTTGAGCCGGGAGAGGATGCCCATAAAAACGTTCAGTTTCTCACCTTTCTCTGTGCTATTATTGCAGCGGTGGATAAACACGCCGATCTTCTTCGTATTGCTGTGGGTTCGGCGGGAAATGATCATCGCCTCGGAGCAAACGAAGCGCCGCCTGCCATTATTTCCATGTTTTTGGGGTCGCAGCTTACAGATGTTATAGAACAGCTAGAGCGTGAAGACCTTTCCTCAACCAAACAGGGGGGCGTAATGAATATCGGCGCCGAGATTCTGCCCCGTCTTCCCATGGATGCTACAGACAGAAACCGTACTTCCCCCTTTGCCTTTACGGGGAATAAATTTGAATTCCGTGCCGTGGGCTCTTCCCACTCCTGTGCCGGTGCCAATATCGTGCTGAACACTATTGTGGCAGAATCCCTTGATGAACTGGCCACACGGATGGAATCCATCGACCGGGATAATTTTGAAGCGGGGCTCCAGAAGGTGCTTGCCGATACCATAAAATACCATAAACGGATTATCTTTAATGGGGATAATTATTCCGATGCATGGGTGAAAGAGGCTGAGAAACGGGGACTTCTCAATCTCAAAACAACCCCCGAAGCCTTGCCCCATCTTCTTTCAGAGAAAAATCGCGCCCTCTTCAGCATGTACAATGTGATGAACGAGCGCGAGCTGGAATCTCGCCATGAGGTATTTACAGAGGAGTATACCCATACTATTGATATTGAGGGAAAAGTGGCCCTTGATATTTCCCGGACAAAAATCTTGCCTGCGGCAATAGAGCAGATGGGAGTCTATGCTTCCACCTTGAAAGCCGTAGCTGCCCTGAGTCGCGTGGGAAGTAAGGCCATACAGAAAGAGCTTGATGAGCTGGGAACTTGTGTAGATGAGCTCTCCACTGCCAATGAAGCTCTGGAGGCGGCCGTGGAAAAGGGTGGTGCAAAAGAAATTATAGCCGCCATGGAGGCGGTCAGAACCAGTGTAGACACCCTTGAAGAGTGTGTGGATGATCGTATCTGGCCCCTGCCAAAATATCGGGAAATGCTCTTTATTATGTAG